The segment AGTAACCCCAACTCTTGAACAACATCTAAAAACTCTATTTTTTCTGATTGAAAAAAGCCGTATTTTTTATCTACAATATGATGTGTAGGTTTCTTTGGTAAACTTTCTTTTGGATATTTCATAAACGCGCCCAAAGTTGCGTAAGACAATCTTAATCCGCCAGAAATTCCTTCTCTGCTTTCTGTTAAAATCTTGAATCCGTTTGCATTTCCTTCAAAATCGATTACATCTTGATATTCTTTTGCTGTTAACTCTTCTTTGTATTGTGCTCCTTTTCCGGTTTTAAAATACTCTCCAATTGCTTTCTCTCCAGAATGCCCAAAAGGTGGATTCCCAATATCGTGTGTTACCGAAGCTGCGGCAACAATGGCACCAAAATCATTAAACGTATACCCAAGTTCTTTTAAATTTGGATGACGTTCTAGTAAAATTTTACCTACTCTTCTACCTAAAGTTCTACCAACAACAGACACTTCTAAACTGTGTGTTAAACGTGTGTGCACAAAGTCTGTTTCTGATAACGGAATTACTTGTGTTTTGTCTTGTAAGCTTCTAAATGCTGATGAAAATATGATTCTATCAAAATCTACCTCAAAGCCTAAACGTGTTTCGTCTTGCTCAATTCTTGGTCGTTTTTGTGTATCTCCAAATCGTTTTAAAGAAAGTAATTGTTCCCAGTTCATTTTATGCTGAATTTAGTTCAGTATCTTTTATTATTAGACTCCTGTCTATGCAAGAATGACAAGTTGGACGAAAATACAAAAAAATTCTTCACTTTGTTTGCTTCATAAACTACCTTTATTAATAAATTATATTAAATAACAAGTTATGTGTATTTAAACAAGGTTAGCCCAGATTGAACGGTTTGTTTGAGCTCTTTTTTATTCTTTTTTCGGAATAAAAAAAGCGAGTAGTGAAAGCTGGAAATAGCTTCAAAAAAAAAGAGATTCTTCACTACTTAGTAATCATATAAATACAAAAAGAGAAGCCTTTCGACTTCTCTTTCTATTAACTTTAATTTATAAAGTGATTATCCTTCACAAGAAGCACAATCTTTCTTTTGTTTAAATTTTTGTGCAGCATTCATACTGTGTTGGTAATACATAGATTTTACACCTAATTTCCAAGCATTAACATACACTGCATTTACTTCTTTAATTGGCATATCTGGGTGCACCATAATGTTTATAGATTGCCCTTGATCTATATGATTTTGTCTATTTGCTGCTTGGTAAACAATTACATTTTGATCTATTTCTGAATAGGTTTTAAAAACGTCTTTTTCGTGTTCAGATAAAATACTTAAATGCTGAACAGACCCATCATTATCTCTAATACTTTTCCAAACATCAGAAGTATTTTGTCCTTTGTCTTCCAATAATTTTTCTAATACTGGGTTCTTAATCGTCGTTTTAATTTTAGCGATATCTTTTACATAAATATTAGACCAAATTGGCTCAATACCTTGAGATACTTGTCCTAAAATAAAAGCAGACGATGTAGTTGGTGCAATTGCATTTAGCGTTGCATTACGTCTTCCATATCCTTTTAAAACCGCTGGTTCACCATACATTTTTGCCATCTCTTCAGATGCTTTGTATGATTTTTCTTTAATTACTTTAAAGATTTCACTGTTTAAAGAATATGCTTCTGCACTATCAAATCCAAGCATTTTAGATTGTAATAAAGAATGCCATCCTAAAGCTCCTAAACCTAAAGCTCTGTTCTCTTTTGCAAAATTATACGCTTTCTCCATAAAACGAAACGTAAACTGATCGTCTCTATCTTCTGAATCTTTATATACCTCTAATTTATTGATAAATTCTTGCATAACTGCATCTAAAAAGAAAGCCAATGTTTCTACAGCATCTGTATCTTTCCATTTATCATAATGCACTAAATTTATTGATGATAGACAACAAACAAAAGACCAATCTTCATTAGAAGGCAACATTATTTCCGTACACAAATTACTTGCATAAATTTCGTGGCCTTTGTCTTTATAAACATCTACCGTTCCGTTATTTGCATTGTCTCTAAAAAGAATATATGGATACCCAATTTCTCCTCTTCTTTGTAATACTTTTGCCCAAAGACTTCTTTTTTCTACATCACCATCAATCATTTCTTGCATCCACTTATCACTTACAGTAACACCGTGCGTCAATTCTTGTATTGGGTTTCCTTCTGTACCTATTTCTAAAAATTCTTTAATATCTTGATGATCTATTGGTAAATATGGAGAAAAACGACCACGTCTTACTGAACCCTGACTTACAACATCAACCATTTTTTCAAACAATTGCATAATATGTACGGAACCAGATGATGAACCATTATTTTTAACATCCGCTCCTCTTTGACGTAACTTACCAAAATAACCAGAGGTACCTCCACCTAATTTAGACATCATACCAACTTCTGATTGTGAGAATAAAATATCTCCCATATCATCTGCAACATGCGAACCAAAACAGCTAATAGGTAAACCTCTCTTTTTCCCAAAATTAGACCAAACTGGCGATGCTAAAGAATAATACCCTGCTGCCATGTATTTGTAAAACTTATCAGAAAAACCATCAATTTTTAAAATACCTTCTGCATTATCAGCAATTTCACGTATTCTTTCTTCTGGTGTTGTTTTCCCTGTTAAATACCCCGACTCTAAAAATTTACGGCTATTTTCTGTTAACCATTCAATTTCAGGTTCGTTTTTGTTTTTAAGCATTTCTTTTCGAGCAGCGTTTCTTGCTTGAATTAATCTTTCGTGCTCGGTAGGCTCTGTCGTTGTTTTTTGGTCGTTTAGGTTCATAGTTTAAAATAAGTCGTCGCTGGTTATACTTTTAGTTCTTTTGCTGTAGTTGATAGATCTTTTTACAAAGAAATCTCCGTGTTTAGTTCCTATGATTTCATCATCAAACCATTCTGTTTCAGATAATAATGCTTGGTCTATCTCAAATACTTTTGAGATACCAATACTTTCTAAAGAGTCATTAAATCTATTTTTAATAAATTCTTTAATTACATTTTTAGGTAGAAAATCTAATTCTCCTTTTTCAAAAATCCAATCAATTAATTTACTTTCTGATAGAAAAGCTTCTTTACAAGTTTCTTGCACTAATAACTTATGCTCTTCATCAAACCATTCTGGGTTCTCTTCTTTTATAATTTTAATAAGATCTATACCAAAATCTCCATGAATTTGTTCTTCTTTAGAAGTAGCTTCTACAACATTAGAAATTCCTTTTAATACATTTTTATGCTTATTAAAAGCCATAATAATAAGGAACTGAGAAAATAAAGATACATGCTCTATAAATAGAGAAAATAAAATTATAGATTCAGAAAACTCTTGGTTGTTTTCACTATTTACGTTTTTTAATGCGCCTTCTAAGTAATTAACACGCTTCATAATTACAGGATTTTTCTTTAAGTTTTTAAACTCATTATTTAATCCTAAAATTTCTAATAAATGTGAATATGCATCATGATGACGTACTTCACTTTCTGCAAACGTAGCACCAACTGAACCAATTTCTGGTTTTGGCATCTTCTTATAAATGTCTCCCCAAAAAGTTTTAACAGCAACTTCTATTTGAGAAATTGCTAACATGGTATTCTTTATCGCATTTTTCTCTAATTCTGTAAGAGAGGTCTTAAAATCCTGTATATCACTCGTGTAATTAAACTCTGTATGAATCCAGTAAGAATGTCTAATAGCGTCTACATATTCTCCCAAAGCAGGATAATCATAAGGCTTTAAATTTATTCTCTTCTCAAAAATATTGCTTTTTCTACTTCTTGTCTGCTCGTCTCTATATAATATATAGGCCTTTGCAACATCATGAAAAGGACTATCCATTAATTTATATTCTACAATATCCTGAACCTGTTCTACTGTGGGGGTGTAATCAGGTTCATTTAATTTTCTTTCTAATAAAGTACCGTTTACTATATTACAAATTGCAATAGCATCTTGTCTAGTACCGTGATTTACAGTAACCATTGCTTTTTCAATAGCATTAGTAATTTTCTCTAACTCAAAATTGGTAGTTTCAGAGTCTCTTTTTATGATATGCGTAATTTCCACAGTAAATTGTTGTTGTTTGAAGGTTAATTAATCGTTAATAACGACTCTTACAAAGATTGGCTTTTTTACTTAAAAATGAAAGTTATACTTATTCACAAATCCCTTGAAGTTTTTAACAAAATTAAAAAAAAACACTTTTTCATCTAAAAAAACAGATTATAGAACAGACTAACTAATAGGTGTTTAAAAACAAAAAGCAGTGAGACATCCCTATTCTACTGACATTCTTAAAAACACCTTTTTATAAAAAATTTTTGCAGCTTTTTTAGCCTAAATAAAAGGGAATAAAATTCTCAAAAATCAATAAAAAAAAATTTTAACAGTTAAAAACGAAAACATGTTAGAAATCAGAGATATATCCGTATATTTGCGTATTATTAACATTTATTATATATTAAAGTGAAAAACGGTAAAGTAAAATTTTTTAACGAATCTAAAGGATTTGGATTTGTTATAGAGGATGGTTCAAACGATGAATATTTTCTTCATGTTTCAGGATTAATCGACGAAGTAAGAGAAGGTGATTCTGTAGAATTTGATTTAAAAGAAGGTAGAAAAGGCTTAAACGCTGTAGACGTTAGAGTAATCTAATATTTATTATTTTCTTACAATAAAAAAGGTTGTCTAAATTATTTTAGGCGACCTTTTTTTTGCAGTATATTTGTGTAAATTTATTTTTGATGCAAAAAAAGTTTCCAAAAATTGTACAAATTTCCATTATTTCTGTTTACCTAATTTTTTTAGCAGGATCCGTTGTTAGAATGACAGGTTCTGGAATGGGATGCCCAGATTGGCCAAAATGTTTTGGTTATCTGATTCCACCAACTTCTGAAGAACAAATTACTTGGCAACCAAATTCTGACTACAAAGAAGGAATCATTATTGTTAAAGACAAAACCTTATTTGTTGCAGAAAAAAACATTAAAACTTCTACAAAATTTAGCGTTAATAATTGGAAAAAATACACCAAACACAATTATGTTAAATTTAATAAATACCATACTTGGACAGAATATATTAATAGGTTAGCATCTGTTTTATCTGGGTTTGTTTTCTTATTCTTAATTTACGCAGCTACAAAGTTTTGGAAAAAAAACAAGACAATTCCAATAGTAGCTTTTACTGCTTTCTTTTTAATGTTAGTTGAAGCTTGGATAGGAAAAACAGTTGTAGACACCAATTTAAAACCAACAATTATAACAATACATATGGTTATTGGATTGGTAATAATTGCGCTGTTACTACAATTAAAATTTATTGTTTCTGAGAATAAAACGAAATACAATTACAACTCACTTTTTAATAAATTACTAATTGTTTCTGTTATTTTTTCTTTGGTTCAAATTGCAATGGGAACCCAAGTAAGACAATTTATAGATGAACAAGTAAAACTTTTTGGTTTTGAAAACAAAGATTATAGTTTAATGAACCCTAGTTTTAAATTCTACTTTCATAGGTCTTTTACAATTGCCATTGTATTGGTTAATTTTGGAATGTTCTATCTGAATCAAATTAAAAATTTAGGTTACAAACTCGTAAATTGGATTGTCTTCTTACTCTTTGTAGAAACCATTACAGGAATTTTAATGTATTATGCAGAATTTCCTATAGGAACACAAGCAACACATTTGTTAGCTGGAGCAATTTTATTTGGATTGCAATTTTATTTATGGTTGCAAAGTAGAAAGGCTAAGTAAACAGTAATTCAGTGGCAGTAGGTAGTCGCAGTTTTCAGTTTCTCACTGTTATGCATACTGCAACTGAGAACTGAGACTGTCTACTGAAGACTAAAAACCGAAACTACGGGTGCGCATTTACCCAAACTTCTCCATCAGAAAAATATTCTTTTTTCCAAATAGGAACCGTTTCTTTTAAAGTATCTATTGCAAATTCACAAGCTTCAAAAGCAGCTTTTCTGTGTTTTGAAGACGCAGTTATAATTACAGGAACTTCGCCAATCTGTAACATTCCTTCTGCATGATGAATCGCTATTTTTTTGATATCAAACTTGTCTAAAGCCAAATCTGCAATTTTTTGCATTTCTTTAATAGCCATTGGTTTGTAGGTAGAAAAATCTAACTGAGTTACTTCTTTTCCTTGCGTATCATTTCTAACAGTACCAATAAATGCAGAAATTCCGCCACAAGAAGCATCAGTTACAAAATTGTAACACTCATTTAAGTCTAGTTTTTCTGATGTTATTTTAATAGAAGTTCTTTTCATTTTATGAGTTACTGAAAAAACAAGTTTAGCACTGAGACAAAAATAGGAATTCTAAAACGTATCTTTGCCATCAAATTTTTAAAGTATCATAAAATGAAAAGCATTTTTAGAGTCGTAAGTTTTTTAGAAGGTATTTCTTACCTATTATTAATGAGTTTAGGCTTGTATTATAAATATGCTTTAAACGACCCAAGTTTTGTAAAAATGTTTGGAATGCCGCATGGAATTCTTTTTATGCTCTATATAATTTTGGCAATTATGATTAAAAAAGAAATGAAATGGAATACTAAAACTTTAGGAGTTGTTTTATTAGCTTCAATTGTACCTTTTGGAACTTTTTATATTGATAAGAAATATTTGAGATCGTTTTAACCTCCACTCACAGGCGGAATTACAGCAACTGTATCCTTTTCATTTAGAATCAAATCACCAGTTGCATAACTCTCATTTACTGCAATTGCATAAGAGTCTAAATTTTCTAACTGAGGATACTTTTTCTTCAACAAGCTTTTAAAATCAAGAACCGTTGAAGCATCAGGCAGCACTAGGTCTAAATTTGAAACCCCAACCAAATCTGTTGTAATCCCAAAAAAAAGTATTTTTAATTTCATCATAAACAAAGATAAAAGTATTAGTTTAATATATTCAACCTTAATAAGAGTCCGTCATTCTTAATTCCTGCATGAAAAGATTTTACATAATCAATTCTTAAAAAACGCCATTTACCAAGACCAACATTATCTAATCCCACAGAATATTCTGTGTATGCTTTTTTGTCTGCCATAAACAAACTTTTTGCGCCTCCAACTAAATAAAAATTAAGCTTATTAATTAAAGGAATTTTACTTAAAAAAGCTCCTTTAAAGTTATGTTCTATATGTGCTTCTGCATATTTATCATTTGTATAAAACTTATAATATTCTAACAAGCCAAAACTACTTAATTTATTGTCTGTAATAAAAAGCAACTGATTTCCGTTCGCTTGCAAATTGTCCATAAAAGCAATGTTTTTCTTTTTCAAAAATAGTCCTCCTCTCATATTATAAGATAGATTTCCGTAGTTTCCTGCATCTATACTCTGTCTAATATTAGCAACAAACACATCTGAATTTAATTCAGAATTTGAAGCTCCAAAATTTTTCCTATACATTAAACCCAAAGTTGGATATTTGGTGTTGCCAATATTAAATTTTCTATCAGGATACGATAAATACTTTTGATTGAAGATAAAAGTTGCGCCCACTTTTAAAGAAGCAATTTTATGCTCTAAAAAAGCTGCATTGGTATAATTTGATAGCTCTAAAGGATTATTAGACGTATAAGGAGCTGTTTTACTTTGACGTGCGAAAGAATAATTATTGGTATTAAAAAGTGGTTTTCTATTCGCATATTCTAGAGAAGATGTAAAATATACGCCGTTTTTAATTTCTTCAGAATAACTAATTTCCGCAAATTCCTTTTCATAAATTTTCATATAATTTTCTCTCCTCAATAAAGAACGAATCATATTATCTAATTTAGAAATTGGTTGCCTTTCATTAAATTGCGCTGTTTTTACACCTCCAGAAAGAGACATTCTTCGTCTAGAAATATTATTCCATTTTTTATTAAAAAAGAAAGTTGGTCTTGCTCTTTTATCAGAAAAACCATAGGCAACATTAAAACCTGCATTCCACCAATTTCCTTTATCGTTTATCCTTTTAGAATAACTAACACCCACCGAAGTATTAAACCCTTGCACGGTATTAAATCCTAAATCGTCAATTAAACCATCATAAGACAAAGACCATTTTTGGTATGAGTTTCTGTAGGTATAACCTGTAATTGGAGAAAGGACACTAACTTTATTTTGCTCTTTATTTAATGAATCTAAATACTTTTTTGACTTACGTACTACTTTTAAACTGTCTTTAATTGTATAATCTTTTACCTCTTCTGTGGTTAAAGGAACAGGTCTTAAAGTATTCCAATAAGAAGAATCTTTCTCAGTAGCTTCTTTCTCAAAAGTTAAAACCTCATTTGTAAATGTTTTTTCAGTAAAATTGGGTGTAAAATTATAATTAGAAAAAGCAGCAGAAAAACGCCCATCGAACTTAAAACCAAAGGCATTTACTCTAAAGTCTATACTTTGACTAATTAAAACCCAAGCAGCATTCTTATCAGAATAGTTATAATTTTGTTTTAGCTTTAAAACATCGACTACAGGAATATTTACTTGCGCTCCAGTTACAGAAACATCTGCCCCATACAAAGCCCAATCATCTTCTACAATATATAATGATCCACTAAAAACACGATCATTTTTACGCTTTGGTATGATGTTTATTTTATTGATTAGCTTTCCATTTTTGTCATAAAAAGTTCCCTCTAATTTAAACGTATAGTAGCTAAAAGCATTTACAGAAAGTGGTGAAATTAAATCATTACCAAACTCGACACTGTTTTCATAAAAGTTAATGTTTGCGTCTTCTGCCCTATTAAAACTGATACCATTATCTTGTCCACTAACTTTAGATGCAATAATATTCTCTTTGAAGTTTTTAGGTTTTTTCTGAAATTTAATATCAGAAATAGTTTCAGAGAGGTAAATAATCCCGCTCCTTGTAGAATCTAAACCTCCGCCAAAATCGCCTAAAGTTTGACCTAAAAATTTCTTTGGTGCATCTTTAATTCGATACAAACCACGTGAATAAAACTTGGCTGTATAATTTGCAAACTTGTCTGTGTTCTTCTCTTTATTCGCAATTACATTTCTAATAATCGCATTTGCAGGATTGTCTTTTGTAGATATAGAAATCTCATCTAAAACAATATCTTCTTCTGCTAATTTTACATTTAATTGAAAAGGAAAAGAAGTAATAGACACTTTCTTTTTTATTGTTTTATAACCTAAAATTTGAAAAACAATCGAGTAATTTCCTTTCTTAGTAAGGTTTAAAACATAGTCTCCATTGTCATTAGAAGTAGTTCCTGTAACCGTTTTATCTAAATAAACACTTACAAAAGATAATGGATTATTTTTTGAATCTACAATTTTACCTTTTACCTGCGCAACAAAAGTTACTGAAACAAAAAGAAAGAATAGAATTGTAATTTTTTTCATAGCTGGTTTTAGTTAGTAGACGCAAACACAAAGTTTATGTTACACTCAAATCTTTAAAACTTGCTAAGCAAGGTATAATAAAACCTTAACTCTAAGATGCTAAAAAAACACCAAAGGTTGTATAAAACTACTTTTAGGTACTTATACCACTTCAACTATTGTTAAAACTAATGTTTAATTACATAATTTTTCTTGGTAAGACCAACTCCTTTAATAGTAAGTGACTTCCATTCTTTAGGTAGATTTGGGTTTATTTGCACAACTCCTTCATTGGTTAGTTGTAAACCACCAAAACCAAATAAAACAGTCTGTAACATTCCTCCAGCTCCAGTAGCAAAATAAGGGTTATTACTAGTTGCTGATTCTGCTAAAGCACCAAAAGGAGGTCTTTTATTAGGCGCGTAACTATCTTTAAATAACCTATATGCATTTTCAGAATCTCCTAAACGCGCATATATTACTGCAAAAACAGATTTCCCCATTGCCGGTCCTTCTTTTGATAGTTTAGGTTCGTAATATTTCAAATCTTTTAAAATGGTTTTTTTATCATTTATAATATTTAAAGGATAGGTTAACAAATTTACATCTGCTTGTTTAATAATTTCTCCATCATATTTTTCATGCTCTTTAGTTGTACCATCCTTAAACTTTAAGATTCTAATATTAGCAGCAACTTGTTGCCATATTTCTGGGATTTCTTGTTCAAGCTCTTTACCCGCTAAAACAGCAAACTCTAAAGCAGTAATTGCAGACCCATTTGTAAAAGCATTATCTGTAACATTTGCAACAAACTCATTAGCGCCTACTACATTTTTTATTGAATACGAACCATCTTTATTTTTAGTAACCCTACTTACCCAATAATCTGCTATTTCTTCTAACATTGGAAAACCTCTTGTTTTAAGCCAAGTTTTGTTTTTTGAAACCCGGTAATAATTCCAAAAAGCAATAGCTACATCTGCGGTAATATGATGTTCAAAAGTTCCTGTTAAAGCCCAAGCTGGAGTTGCTTCTTCACCAGTATCATCACTTTCCCAAGGAAACATAGCACCTTTGTATCCAAAATTTATTGCTTTCTCTTTTGCCTTTTCTATACGGTCTGATCTATAATTAACCAGTGAACGCGCAATATCTTGATTCAACAATAATAAAGGAGGAAACATCCATAATTCTGTATCCCAAAAAATATGTCCATTATAGTTTTGTGAAGACAAACCCATTGGAGCAATACTTAAATCGGAATCACCTCTAGAAAAAGAATACAGGTGATATAATGCCAACCTTACATCTCGTTGATCTTGTACATTTCCTTCAATAACAATATCTCCTTCCCATAATTTATTCCAAAGCTTTTTATGTTGCTCTAATAAGTCTTTTTTTGGGGTCAGTAGATTAAAAATAACAAATCGTTCAGATTCATTTTGAGGGTCTTCAAAATCTTGAGTAGTACATATTGCACCAGTCCAAGCAAAATCTAAAGAAGCACCTTTTTTTATCTTTTTTGAAAATGATAAACGATTATTATAATCATCAACTTTTTTATGATGTAACACTGGTCTTTGATGCTCTCTAGTGCTATTAATAGCATGCCATATAAAAGTACCAGATGCCGCTACAAGATGTTTTTTCTCTCTACTTCTTGCAACCGTTTGTAAAATAGGCATTGTAGTCTCTAAATCTTTTAAAATTCTAAACGTACTTATTGGATTATGATATTCTTTTGGGGTTTTTATACTTGCTATTGCCTTTACCTTAATGTCTTTTATAGCTGCTATAGAAATATCTAAATAACCACTATACTGCACATTCCTTAAAGCATACATGGTATAAGAAATAGCCGCTTTATCTTTAAAAGTAAAGCTCGTTGTAAAGGAAGCTTCTTTCATATTTAATGTTTGCTTCCAATTAGATATATTTTCGTCATTAACTACTTCATCATCAATTTCTAATTCAATATCTTGAAAATTAATACCTTTCAAAATTTTACTCACACCTAAAGGAGATTCTTTATCGTAGACATTATTTAATATTATTTGTTCTGTT is part of the Polaribacter sp. SA4-10 genome and harbors:
- a CDS encoding deoxyguanosinetriphosphate triphosphohydrolase — protein: MNWEQLLSLKRFGDTQKRPRIEQDETRLGFEVDFDRIIFSSAFRSLQDKTQVIPLSETDFVHTRLTHSLEVSVVGRTLGRRVGKILLERHPNLKELGYTFNDFGAIVAAASVTHDIGNPPFGHSGEKAIGEYFKTGKGAQYKEELTAKEYQDVIDFEGNANGFKILTESREGISGGLRLSYATLGAFMKYPKESLPKKPTHHIVDKKYGFFQSEKIEFLDVVQELGLLKKSKTDDISFHRHPLAYLVEAADDICYTIIDFEDGINLGLIDESYTLEYMSKLIRNVNKEKYYALEHKKDRTAYLRALAIGSLIDEAVAIFLENEEAFLKGTFDRGLLDRCQYEAQINDIIKISIDKIYKSKEVVEKEVAGYRIIADLLDVFVTALNNKFEGNQSNYDELVLNLLPEEYQTETNKLYNRIMLICSYVSSMSDSYAIRMHKKITGNIL
- a CDS encoding DUF3817 domain-containing protein; the encoded protein is MKSIFRVVSFLEGISYLLLMSLGLYYKYALNDPSFVKMFGMPHGILFMLYIILAIMIKKEMKWNTKTLGVVLLASIVPFGTFYIDKKYLRSF
- a CDS encoding ribonucleoside-diphosphate reductase subunit alpha is translated as MNLNDQKTTTEPTEHERLIQARNAARKEMLKNKNEPEIEWLTENSRKFLESGYLTGKTTPEERIREIADNAEGILKIDGFSDKFYKYMAAGYYSLASPVWSNFGKKRGLPISCFGSHVADDMGDILFSQSEVGMMSKLGGGTSGYFGKLRQRGADVKNNGSSSGSVHIMQLFEKMVDVVSQGSVRRGRFSPYLPIDHQDIKEFLEIGTEGNPIQELTHGVTVSDKWMQEMIDGDVEKRSLWAKVLQRRGEIGYPYILFRDNANNGTVDVYKDKGHEIYASNLCTEIMLPSNEDWSFVCCLSSINLVHYDKWKDTDAVETLAFFLDAVMQEFINKLEVYKDSEDRDDQFTFRFMEKAYNFAKENRALGLGALGWHSLLQSKMLGFDSAEAYSLNSEIFKVIKEKSYKASEEMAKMYGEPAVLKGYGRRNATLNAIAPTTSSAFILGQVSQGIEPIWSNIYVKDIAKIKTTIKNPVLEKLLEDKGQNTSDVWKSIRDNDGSVQHLSILSEHEKDVFKTYSEIDQNVIVYQAANRQNHIDQGQSINIMVHPDMPIKEVNAVYVNAWKLGVKSMYYQHSMNAAQKFKQKKDCASCEG
- a CDS encoding cold-shock protein, with product MKNGKVKFFNESKGFGFVIEDGSNDEYFLHVSGLIDEVREGDSVEFDLKEGRKGLNAVDVRVI
- a CDS encoding heme A synthase translates to MQKKFPKIVQISIISVYLIFLAGSVVRMTGSGMGCPDWPKCFGYLIPPTSEEQITWQPNSDYKEGIIIVKDKTLFVAEKNIKTSTKFSVNNWKKYTKHNYVKFNKYHTWTEYINRLASVLSGFVFLFLIYAATKFWKKNKTIPIVAFTAFFLMLVEAWIGKTVVDTNLKPTIITIHMVIGLVIIALLLQLKFIVSENKTKYNYNSLFNKLLIVSVIFSLVQIAMGTQVRQFIDEQVKLFGFENKDYSLMNPSFKFYFHRSFTIAIVLVNFGMFYLNQIKNLGYKLVNWIVFLLFVETITGILMYYAEFPIGTQATHLLAGAILFGLQFYLWLQSRKAK
- the moaD gene encoding molybdopterin converting factor subunit 1 — protein: MMKLKILFFGITTDLVGVSNLDLVLPDASTVLDFKSLLKKKYPQLENLDSYAIAVNESYATGDLILNEKDTVAVIPPVSGG
- a CDS encoding DUF5686 and carboxypeptidase regulatory-like domain-containing protein, whose protein sequence is MKKITILFFLFVSVTFVAQVKGKIVDSKNNPLSFVSVYLDKTVTGTTSNDNGDYVLNLTKKGNYSIVFQILGYKTIKKKVSITSFPFQLNVKLAEEDIVLDEISISTKDNPANAIIRNVIANKEKNTDKFANYTAKFYSRGLYRIKDAPKKFLGQTLGDFGGGLDSTRSGIIYLSETISDIKFQKKPKNFKENIIASKVSGQDNGISFNRAEDANINFYENSVEFGNDLISPLSVNAFSYYTFKLEGTFYDKNGKLINKINIIPKRKNDRVFSGSLYIVEDDWALYGADVSVTGAQVNIPVVDVLKLKQNYNYSDKNAAWVLISQSIDFRVNAFGFKFDGRFSAAFSNYNFTPNFTEKTFTNEVLTFEKEATEKDSSYWNTLRPVPLTTEEVKDYTIKDSLKVVRKSKKYLDSLNKEQNKVSVLSPITGYTYRNSYQKWSLSYDGLIDDLGFNTVQGFNTSVGVSYSKRINDKGNWWNAGFNVAYGFSDKRARPTFFFNKKWNNISRRRMSLSGGVKTAQFNERQPISKLDNMIRSLLRRENYMKIYEKEFAEISYSEEIKNGVYFTSSLEYANRKPLFNTNNYSFARQSKTAPYTSNNPLELSNYTNAAFLEHKIASLKVGATFIFNQKYLSYPDRKFNIGNTKYPTLGLMYRKNFGASNSELNSDVFVANIRQSIDAGNYGNLSYNMRGGLFLKKKNIAFMDNLQANGNQLLFITDNKLSSFGLLEYYKFYTNDKYAEAHIEHNFKGAFLSKIPLINKLNFYLVGGAKSLFMADKKAYTEYSVGLDNVGLGKWRFLRIDYVKSFHAGIKNDGLLLRLNILN
- a CDS encoding ribonucleotide-diphosphate reductase subunit beta; translated protein: MEITHIIKRDSETTNFELEKITNAIEKAMVTVNHGTRQDAIAICNIVNGTLLERKLNEPDYTPTVEQVQDIVEYKLMDSPFHDVAKAYILYRDEQTRSRKSNIFEKRINLKPYDYPALGEYVDAIRHSYWIHTEFNYTSDIQDFKTSLTELEKNAIKNTMLAISQIEVAVKTFWGDIYKKMPKPEIGSVGATFAESEVRHHDAYSHLLEILGLNNEFKNLKKNPVIMKRVNYLEGALKNVNSENNQEFSESIILFSLFIEHVSLFSQFLIIMAFNKHKNVLKGISNVVEATSKEEQIHGDFGIDLIKIIKEENPEWFDEEHKLLVQETCKEAFLSESKLIDWIFEKGELDFLPKNVIKEFIKNRFNDSLESIGISKVFEIDQALLSETEWFDDEIIGTKHGDFFVKRSINYSKRTKSITSDDLF
- a CDS encoding glycoside hydrolase family 65 protein → MKNILLITFLLLSTILIAQNEGWEISTSNNTNYTGIATANGRIGILPSNKVFKTEQIILNNVYDKESPLGVSKILKGINFQDIELEIDDEVVNDENISNWKQTLNMKEASFTTSFTFKDKAAISYTMYALRNVQYSGYLDISIAAIKDIKVKAIASIKTPKEYHNPISTFRILKDLETTMPILQTVARSREKKHLVAASGTFIWHAINSTREHQRPVLHHKKVDDYNNRLSFSKKIKKGASLDFAWTGAICTTQDFEDPQNESERFVIFNLLTPKKDLLEQHKKLWNKLWEGDIVIEGNVQDQRDVRLALYHLYSFSRGDSDLSIAPMGLSSQNYNGHIFWDTELWMFPPLLLLNQDIARSLVNYRSDRIEKAKEKAINFGYKGAMFPWESDDTGEEATPAWALTGTFEHHITADVAIAFWNYYRVSKNKTWLKTRGFPMLEEIADYWVSRVTKNKDGSYSIKNVVGANEFVANVTDNAFTNGSAITALEFAVLAGKELEQEIPEIWQQVAANIRILKFKDGTTKEHEKYDGEIIKQADVNLLTYPLNIINDKKTILKDLKYYEPKLSKEGPAMGKSVFAVIYARLGDSENAYRLFKDSYAPNKRPPFGALAESATSNNPYFATGAGGMLQTVLFGFGGLQLTNEGVVQINPNLPKEWKSLTIKGVGLTKKNYVIKH
- a CDS encoding molybdenum cofactor biosynthesis protein MoaE; translated protein: MKRTSIKITSEKLDLNECYNFVTDASCGGISAFIGTVRNDTQGKEVTQLDFSTYKPMAIKEMQKIADLALDKFDIKKIAIHHAEGMLQIGEVPVIITASSKHRKAAFEACEFAIDTLKETVPIWKKEYFSDGEVWVNAHP